Proteins co-encoded in one Bremerella sp. TYQ1 genomic window:
- a CDS encoding efflux RND transporter periplasmic adaptor subunit, with protein sequence MSESPEPVEQAPENPKETRQAFDRRWLVGLFIKPVIFLVCGTLLFAGLGLMQRFGLISSGAIGGDAASASAQAGAEYICPMMCTPPSSQPGRCPVCAMELVVASSGGSGGDSHSIQIGSAARRIANIQTTEATMQPMTRNVRAIGKLKYDEASLKTISAYVGGRLDRLYADFTGVVVEQGEPLALLYSPDLYSAQVEYLLAKKSVVQASPGVLPSVASANRNLFENARQQLIELGMTEAQITDLEGNGKADSRLHLNSPMSGTVIQKMAVEGQYVKASDPIYQLADLSTVWLMLELFPEDAACIGYGEKVEAEVQSHPGKKFTGRVAFIDPNVNERTRTIGVRVALPNEEGLLKVGDFATAFLRIPAAAGPQLRRYDQQLANKWISPRFPNQIFDQPGKCPISNLELVHASHFGFADQPQDETQSVSVPRSAVLMAGKHSVVYVETEPGRFEIRRVVLGHQSGDQIAIHDGINPGEKVAIKGNFLIDSQMQLAGNPSLINPEKYVAPEAEELSPEMLAALEKLPPEEMTLASAQQICPVTEMALGSMGTPPKAEVNGRTVFLCCEGCRGSLMKEPEKYLAVLDNKDSGTQSESAPDLPPIGPIQEIPLVPELPPNTVAVPVESDGPTTPSIATPVIQPVEVVR encoded by the coding sequence ATGAGTGAGTCTCCAGAGCCCGTTGAGCAGGCACCCGAGAATCCGAAGGAAACAAGACAAGCCTTCGATCGTCGGTGGCTGGTAGGACTATTCATCAAGCCAGTTATCTTCCTTGTCTGCGGGACGTTACTGTTCGCGGGCCTGGGACTTATGCAGCGATTTGGACTGATCTCGAGTGGCGCCATAGGTGGAGACGCAGCTTCTGCCTCGGCACAGGCCGGGGCAGAATACATCTGCCCAATGATGTGTACGCCTCCGTCGTCGCAGCCAGGCCGTTGTCCCGTTTGTGCGATGGAACTTGTCGTGGCGTCGTCAGGTGGTTCTGGCGGGGACTCGCATTCGATTCAGATCGGGTCGGCCGCTCGACGTATCGCTAACATTCAGACGACCGAAGCCACCATGCAGCCCATGACGCGGAACGTCCGTGCAATTGGCAAGCTGAAATATGACGAAGCCTCGCTCAAGACCATCTCTGCGTATGTGGGCGGACGATTGGATCGCCTTTACGCAGACTTCACCGGCGTTGTCGTCGAGCAAGGCGAGCCGCTGGCGTTGCTCTATTCGCCGGACCTGTATTCGGCACAGGTCGAATACTTACTGGCCAAAAAATCCGTTGTACAAGCATCTCCCGGAGTATTGCCGAGCGTTGCAAGTGCCAATCGAAACCTTTTCGAGAACGCGCGACAACAGCTGATCGAATTGGGAATGACGGAAGCTCAAATTACTGACTTGGAAGGTAATGGCAAGGCAGATAGCCGGTTGCATCTAAATTCCCCAATGAGTGGTACGGTCATCCAGAAGATGGCGGTCGAAGGCCAATACGTGAAGGCCAGCGATCCGATTTACCAACTGGCGGACCTTTCCACAGTATGGCTTATGCTCGAACTCTTCCCTGAAGACGCTGCCTGCATCGGATACGGTGAGAAGGTCGAAGCCGAGGTTCAATCCCACCCAGGAAAGAAGTTCACGGGAAGGGTGGCGTTTATTGATCCAAATGTCAACGAACGTACGCGGACGATCGGCGTTCGTGTCGCCCTACCGAATGAAGAAGGCCTTCTCAAAGTTGGCGACTTCGCGACAGCCTTTCTTCGCATTCCCGCGGCAGCCGGTCCACAGTTGCGCAGATACGATCAGCAGTTGGCCAACAAGTGGATCAGCCCACGGTTTCCGAATCAAATCTTCGACCAGCCTGGCAAGTGCCCCATCAGCAATCTCGAACTCGTCCATGCATCCCATTTTGGGTTTGCTGACCAACCGCAAGATGAAACCCAATCCGTATCCGTGCCTCGAAGTGCGGTTTTGATGGCTGGTAAACATAGCGTTGTCTACGTGGAAACAGAGCCAGGACGATTTGAGATTCGGCGAGTCGTTTTAGGTCATCAAAGTGGAGACCAGATTGCGATCCACGATGGGATCAACCCTGGCGAGAAGGTAGCCATCAAGGGAAACTTCCTAATCGATTCTCAGATGCAGCTCGCAGGGAACCCTTCCCTGATCAACCCAGAGAAGTATGTCGCTCCGGAAGCTGAAGAATTGTCACCTGAGATGCTGGCTGCTCTCGAAAAGTTGCCGCCGGAAGAAATGACGTTGGCCAGCGCCCAGCAGATTTGCCCAGTTACCGAGATGGCCTTGGGTTCGATGGGCACACCACCTAAGGCCGAAGTAAACGGCCGTACGGTGTTCCTATGCTGCGAGGGATGTCGCGGTTCACTGATGAAAGAGCCTGAGAAGTATCTCGCGGTCCTCGACAACAAAGATAGCGGAACCCAATCAGAGAGCGCACCTGACTTGCCGCCGATCGGCCCCATTCAAGAGATTCCCCTTGTTCCTGAACTACCACCTAACACGGTAGCCGTTCCTGTTGAAAGCGATGGGCCGACAACTCCATCGATCGCGACCCCTGTAATTCAGCCCGTGGAGGTCGTCCGATGA
- a CDS encoding TolC family protein — MLAQRLAFPGLAATAVLFVGCISTDTPSAAPPFEEQVAPTSQSSVDQHLPSDIQPVSYLDDELELPEVPTASETSSSLVALEQIALQQNPRLRKLSQDYQAAMSKSQYADKLPAPRIGANVFGNAIETAAGSQRANLTFSQSIPWLGRLSAEEQRAIFEAYAIHSELEAERLRVIAQVRSGWYRLYVIDREIEVTNANQKLLESLIQLANARVATGAASQGDVLLGTVELSQLEERMLMYQRQRQGVEAEINRLLSRPTDQAIESVASLNAELPGMTMEQVMQAAVGNQPELEAARLRAQATRWGIEVARLMRRPEFMISASYFPTDDNRPPSTIVDVGQDPWALGAQMSIPIWKHKYDAIENEARWKHQAANASVEEMTDRYESLIVDLYAEAKRAHETAALYQRTILPQARQTLAADQEAYTNGGVEFDRVIRDYRNLLTLELGYHRALGDLATANARLQQAAGTDFDSP; from the coding sequence ATGTTGGCACAACGCTTAGCATTTCCAGGACTGGCAGCCACGGCGGTCTTGTTTGTCGGGTGCATCTCCACCGATACACCATCGGCGGCACCTCCTTTCGAGGAGCAAGTAGCCCCGACATCGCAGAGTTCGGTGGACCAGCATCTCCCTTCCGATATCCAGCCGGTAAGTTATCTGGACGATGAGCTGGAATTGCCCGAAGTGCCGACGGCGTCTGAAACAAGCTCGTCTCTTGTCGCCCTCGAGCAGATCGCCCTGCAACAGAACCCTCGTCTCCGGAAGTTATCGCAAGACTACCAGGCAGCGATGTCCAAGTCCCAGTATGCCGACAAGCTGCCGGCCCCTCGCATCGGGGCCAATGTTTTCGGTAACGCGATCGAAACAGCAGCTGGGTCACAACGAGCCAATCTCACGTTCAGTCAATCGATTCCCTGGCTTGGTCGCCTATCTGCGGAAGAGCAAAGGGCCATCTTTGAGGCGTACGCTATCCATTCTGAATTGGAAGCGGAGCGTCTGCGCGTCATTGCTCAAGTACGATCCGGCTGGTACCGCCTATATGTGATCGATCGCGAGATTGAGGTCACCAACGCCAACCAAAAGCTCTTGGAGTCCTTGATTCAATTGGCCAACGCTCGCGTGGCTACGGGCGCGGCGTCACAAGGAGACGTTCTTCTGGGAACGGTTGAGTTGTCACAACTCGAGGAACGAATGCTGATGTATCAAAGACAGCGGCAGGGAGTTGAAGCGGAAATTAATCGACTTCTGTCTCGGCCGACTGATCAAGCGATTGAAAGTGTTGCGAGCTTGAATGCAGAATTGCCCGGCATGACGATGGAACAGGTCATGCAGGCCGCCGTTGGAAATCAGCCTGAACTGGAGGCCGCACGGTTGCGAGCCCAGGCAACGCGTTGGGGAATAGAAGTCGCAAGGCTCATGCGGCGGCCTGAGTTCATGATCTCGGCCAGTTACTTCCCTACCGACGACAACCGTCCTCCGAGTACGATCGTGGATGTTGGTCAAGATCCCTGGGCCCTGGGAGCCCAGATGAGCATTCCTATCTGGAAGCACAAATATGATGCGATCGAGAACGAGGCTCGCTGGAAACACCAAGCCGCAAATGCTTCCGTAGAGGAGATGACCGATCGCTACGAGTCGCTGATCGTCGATCTCTATGCGGAAGCCAAGCGAGCTCACGAAACAGCAGCGTTATATCAAAGGACCATCTTACCCCAGGCTCGTCAGACATTAGCTGCCGACCAGGAAGCCTATACCAATGGAGGCGTTGAGTTCGATCGGGTGATCCGAGACTATCGCAATCTGTTGACTCTGGAACTGGGCTATCACCGCGCACTTGGGGACCTCGCAACCGCCAATGCGAGACTACAGCAAGCCGCGGGAACGGATTTCGACTCACCGTAG
- a CDS encoding YHS domain-containing protein, with protein MSAASKDTTDAPHAAMPLKIGVMGGAGRDIPAKYLELAMQAGEAIALNGCVTITGACPGLPLAAARGAKRRGGTVIGISPALSLDEHAFKYESPTLAHDVLIFTGSGLMGREVVNIRSSDIVVIIGGSSGTLGELAIAYDEGKLIGVLTGIGGLSDMVADILAKCNKKTGSRVIYNGSPRELIEHLVEAYRSEHFRHPSVFCRGSSCTNSPTDIEGNSQDPVCGMWISPNSAAARRTNGDKKYVFCSLKCAEQFDEEINSSGKSL; from the coding sequence GTGTCCGCCGCCAGCAAGGATACGACCGACGCTCCCCACGCAGCGATGCCACTCAAGATTGGTGTCATGGGAGGAGCCGGACGGGACATTCCCGCGAAATATCTTGAACTCGCCATGCAGGCCGGTGAGGCGATCGCGCTCAATGGATGCGTCACCATCACGGGTGCTTGCCCAGGCCTTCCCTTGGCCGCTGCACGTGGTGCAAAACGTCGTGGTGGAACCGTCATCGGCATATCGCCAGCCCTCAGCCTTGACGAACACGCCTTCAAATACGAATCGCCAACATTGGCTCACGACGTGCTGATTTTCACCGGAAGCGGCCTGATGGGACGCGAAGTCGTGAACATTCGTAGCAGCGATATCGTGGTGATCATTGGTGGCAGCAGTGGAACACTCGGGGAGCTGGCAATCGCTTATGACGAAGGCAAATTGATAGGCGTTTTGACGGGAATTGGCGGGCTTAGCGACATGGTCGCCGACATTCTCGCAAAGTGCAATAAGAAGACCGGGTCACGCGTGATCTACAACGGGAGTCCACGCGAGTTGATAGAGCATCTCGTCGAAGCGTATCGGAGTGAACACTTTCGGCATCCCTCGGTATTCTGCCGTGGATCATCTTGTACGAATAGCCCTACAGATATCGAGGGCAACTCCCAAGATCCTGTTTGCGGGATGTGGATTTCACCAAATTCGGCCGCCGCGCGTCGTACCAATGGAGACAAGAAGTACGTATTCTGCTCACTCAAATGTGCAGAACAATTCGATGAAGAAATCAACAGCAGTGGCAAGAGTTTGTAA
- a CDS encoding YHS domain-containing protein, whose product MGDLVEFANQVKQKMAIANRPPYWSNEEADQYMTASTARREQFQQKASTIQDTIIKPRLDTIAAFFDNASMAKEELASHRSCWFGYCDRFPVTAKIAFEVQHDIRFEKLAVTYEAWVMPVFIKLNERDKITMALESIREDDIEKWVDERLMDFLDAYLRIDRGRDDFEEEPVTDPVCGMRINRSSAVASESYLGYCYFFCSPGCQEKFNQDPTEYVEVKSM is encoded by the coding sequence ATGGGTGATCTTGTCGAATTTGCCAATCAAGTGAAGCAAAAGATGGCTATCGCCAATCGGCCGCCGTACTGGTCGAACGAAGAGGCGGACCAATATATGACCGCGTCGACGGCCAGGCGTGAGCAGTTCCAACAAAAAGCAAGCACGATCCAAGACACAATCATTAAGCCGCGTTTGGACACGATCGCGGCCTTTTTTGACAACGCCAGCATGGCCAAGGAAGAACTAGCCAGTCATCGCTCGTGCTGGTTTGGCTATTGCGATCGATTTCCGGTCACCGCCAAGATTGCCTTCGAAGTGCAGCATGACATCCGATTCGAGAAACTTGCCGTCACCTATGAAGCCTGGGTGATGCCGGTATTCATCAAGCTGAATGAACGCGACAAGATCACGATGGCTCTGGAATCGATTCGAGAAGACGATATCGAGAAGTGGGTCGATGAGCGATTGATGGATTTCCTGGATGCGTATCTAAGAATCGATCGGGGACGTGATGATTTTGAAGAGGAACCGGTAACCGACCCTGTCTGCGGAATGCGTATCAACCGTTCCAGTGCCGTGGCGAGTGAAAGTTACTTGGGCTATTGCTATTTCTTTTGCTCGCCTGGATGCCAAGAGAAGTTCAACCAAGACCCGACGGAATACGTCGAAGTGAAATCCATGTAG
- a CDS encoding RNA polymerase sigma factor: MSTATLRSNRHSLAPQDSGNRGIVKSIEEIVASAQAGDPESFRELYDAFHQNTYRLMVRMVGLQEAEDLTQQVFLQVFRKLAKFSWQAKFSTWLYRLAMNESLQYLRNKGRSHIIRLEWEPEQHSHSQESFECKECLERALASVDPELRAVFLLREVEEMSYTEIAEVLHIPSGTVGSRLNKVRRELQSILTELGAEV; the protein is encoded by the coding sequence ATGAGCACGGCAACTCTGCGATCAAACCGCCATTCGCTCGCACCTCAAGATTCAGGAAACCGGGGGATCGTGAAGTCTATCGAGGAGATCGTGGCATCTGCCCAGGCAGGTGATCCAGAGTCGTTCAGGGAACTCTACGATGCGTTCCATCAGAACACCTACCGATTAATGGTAAGGATGGTCGGACTGCAGGAGGCGGAGGATCTGACGCAGCAAGTCTTCCTGCAGGTATTTCGCAAGCTTGCGAAGTTCTCATGGCAGGCGAAATTCAGCACATGGCTGTACCGTTTGGCCATGAATGAGTCTCTCCAATATCTCCGCAATAAAGGACGCAGCCATATCATCAGGCTTGAGTGGGAGCCAGAGCAGCATAGCCACTCTCAGGAGTCTTTCGAGTGCAAGGAGTGCTTAGAGCGAGCTCTCGCGTCGGTGGACCCTGAATTGCGGGCGGTGTTTCTACTAAGAGAAGTCGAAGAGATGTCCTATACGGAAATTGCTGAGGTGCTGCACATTCCCAGCGGAACCGTTGGTTCTCGGCTCAATAAAGTTCGTCGCGAGTTGCAATCTATTTTGACGGAACTTGGGGCAGAAGTTTAG
- a CDS encoding anti-sigma factor has translation MNCSEVQRLLSSYFDNELPTEVRGDVEKHVQECSSCAEDLARYERLSNVAGNIETPLAPSTRIWEQLSENLGLEDQEEIAADSRSERPTLSHRLDAGRKSRYVPVGWLAAIAAMLLIGVSVFSFGTWFDKDGHDHDMSAVFGQYLEKFRHDPLAAQTYLLTSYENHNVDVSKAGELLGYQPAITPGLPGGYAVESIHVLKMPCCTCVQCLCKRENGTSFAIFEHNEDSAKEWFGGSKAKPMVCEGIPCTLIDVGEDQLAGNWINGKRRMTIVGLQDSDELNQLVSWFEGMRRAQEEKRPEEPTIESGAATGSNS, from the coding sequence ATGAACTGCTCCGAAGTTCAACGATTACTCTCTTCGTACTTCGATAACGAATTGCCAACCGAGGTGCGCGGAGATGTTGAAAAACACGTGCAAGAGTGTTCCTCGTGCGCCGAAGATTTGGCACGCTACGAACGTCTGTCGAACGTGGCCGGAAATATCGAAACGCCCCTTGCACCCTCTACCCGTATCTGGGAGCAACTATCGGAAAATCTTGGTTTAGAAGACCAGGAGGAAATTGCCGCCGACTCACGTTCCGAGAGACCAACTCTTTCTCATCGGTTAGATGCGGGAAGAAAGTCACGATATGTCCCAGTTGGCTGGCTGGCCGCAATAGCGGCCATGCTCTTGATCGGTGTATCCGTGTTCAGTTTTGGAACATGGTTTGATAAGGACGGTCACGATCACGACATGTCCGCCGTGTTTGGGCAATACCTTGAAAAGTTTCGTCACGACCCATTGGCTGCGCAGACCTATTTGCTCACCAGCTACGAGAATCACAATGTGGACGTAAGCAAGGCTGGCGAACTATTGGGCTATCAACCCGCAATCACTCCTGGGTTGCCTGGGGGCTATGCCGTTGAGTCGATTCATGTCTTGAAGATGCCATGTTGCACTTGTGTCCAGTGTCTTTGCAAGCGAGAGAACGGTACGAGCTTCGCTATTTTTGAGCACAACGAGGATTCGGCCAAAGAGTGGTTTGGCGGTTCAAAAGCCAAGCCCATGGTCTGTGAAGGTATCCCATGTACGCTCATCGACGTAGGGGAGGATCAATTGGCCGGGAATTGGATCAACGGCAAGCGCCGAATGACAATTGTAGGCCTGCAAGATTCAGACGAGCTAAATCAACTGGTGTCCTGGTTCGAAGGTATGCGTCGAGCACAAGAAGAGAAGAGGCCCGAAGAACCGACCATCGAATCAGGAGCGGCGACCGGTAGCAACAGCTGA